The Streptomyces sp. 135 sequence AGGTGACGGTCCGGGTGCGGCGCGTCCGCTACGACCTGTTCCTGCGCATCAACGGCAAGTCGGTCACCCGGCTGCCGCCGGACCACGACGGCGAGAGCGAGTGGCTCACCGTCCCCCTCGCCTTCGAAGCCGTGGGCGAGGCGCGGACCCTGCTGCCGTTCGCCGACGACGTCGAGGTGCTCTCGCCGCCCGAGGTGCGCGACGAACTCGTCCGGGCCGCCGCCGCGGTCACCCGCCTGTACGCGGAGAAGCCCCTGCCCGCAGGAAACGGGCCAGCTCCCCGGTGAGTTCGGCGGGCGCGTCCTCCTGTACGAGGTGGCCCGCGCCCTCGATCAGGCACAGCTCGGCGCCGGGGATCGCCGCGGCCAGTTCATGGCCGCGCGCCACCGGGAGCCAGGTGTCGTCGGCGCCCCAGCAGATCAGTACGGGCAGGTCCAACTCCCCGTACCTGCCCTGGATCTCGTCGGTGTACCGCTGGTCGTTCTGCTCGATCTGCCGGTAGAAGGCGGGCTGCCCCTCGGCCGTGCACCAGGGCGCCACGAGCCGGTCGAGCACGGCCGGGTGCAGACCGCGGTGGCTCGCCGAGCTCACGTACTCGCGTACGAGCGCCTCGTGCAGATCGGCCGGCAGCCGCCCGAAGACTTCGGCGTGCGCGCCGAGGAGCCGGTAGGTGGCGGTGCCCCACGGGGCGAGGGCCACGGGGTCGACGAGGGCGAGGCGGGCGTAGCGGGCGCCGTGCAGCAGGTGCGCGCGCAGGGCCACGCAGCCGCCGAAGTCGTGGGCGAGGACGGCGGGCCGCGCCAGGCCCCAGTGGCCGAGCAGCTCGGTGAGGATCCGGCCCTGCGCGGCGAGCGAGACGTCCTGCCCCTGCCGCATCTCCGAGGCGCCATATCCGGCCAGGTCCCAGACGTACACGCGGTGTTCGCGCGCGAGGGTGCGGGCGACGGCCCGCCAGACGTACGACGAGAAGGGAGTGCCGTGGACCAGCACGACGGGCGGGGCGTCGGCGGGGCCGAGCGCGGCCCAGCGCACGGTGCCCGAGGAGCTGGGGAAGGTCTGGTCGAGGGTCCAGGTGTCCTGTGCGGTCGTCATGACCGTAGAGGCTAGTTGCCCCTTACGCGGGAGTCGAGAGGGTGCTGCCCCGTCGCTCGCCGGCGGTCAGTGCTCGTCCAGCCAGTGGCGGCGGCCGAGGCTGACCAGGCGCAGCTGGCGGCGCGCCGTGGCCGCTACCCGTTCCGCGGCCTCGGGGTCGGCGCCCGCCTCGCCCGCTTCCAGGAGTGCCGACGCGGTCATCACCATGTGGTCGACGTACATCCCGGCGAGCATCAGCAGATCGTCCTCGGCCCAGCCCGCCGCCTGGGGCTCGTGGGCGAACTGGTCCCTGACCTCCTGGGTGAACAGGGCGAGCTGGCCGCCTATCGCGGCGCGCACCGCCTGTACGCCGCCGTGCTGTTCGCGGGCGATGAAGCGGACGTGGGCGGGGTGGGTGCGGACGTACGCGGCGATCAGTTCGACGGTGGCCGCGATGCGCTCCTCCCCGTCGTCCTCGCCCGCGCTGTCGCCGGTCGCGGAGAGCAGGGCGGTGAGCGCCGTGTGCAGGCTGCCGAGCGCCTCCTCGACGAGCGCCACGCCGAGGTCGGCCATGTCGCGGAAGTGGCGGTAGAAGGCGGTGGGGGCGACGCCCACGGCGCGGGTGACCTCACGCAGGCCGAGGCTGCTCAGGCTCTGCTCCTCGAGCAGCTGGAGCGCCGCGTCGAGGAGTGCCTGCCGGGTCTTCTGTTTCTGGGCCTGCCGGACGCCGAGCGTGTGACTCATGCCATGCAGTTAACAACTGTTCTCCGAGTTTTGGAAGCGCGGGGGCGGCTACCCTGTAAGTCAGTGAACAGTTGTTACCACAAGCGTTCACCGAACTGGCCCCGGCCTCCGGGGTGCGTTCGCCGATTGGAGAGGGATCTCATGCTCTTCGTTGTCGCCGCCCTGCTCCTGCTGGGTGTCGCCATGGGTTCCGTGGCCCACCTCCCGCTGACGGCCACGCTGGTCGCCGCCGCGGCCATCGGTGCGTGGCTCGCGGTCTTCGCGGTCCGCGAGCGCCGCACGCGCCACCACCACTGAGCCGGAAGGAGCCCGACCATGGCACTCACCACCGAACGCGCTGCCGAGCGCACCGCCGAACGTACCGACGCTGAGCGCTCCGCCGCAGGCCCTGCTGCTGAGCGCTCCGCCGAACGTCCTGCCGCCGAGCGCCCCGTCGGCCGCCGCGCCCCGGAGCGCCCCACCGGACGCCGTGACACCGACGGCATGGCCGTCGCCTCCTTCGTCTGCGGCCTGCTCGGACTGCTCGTCCTGAACGTCTTCCTCGGCCCCCTCGCGATCGTCCTCGCGGGCCTCGCCCTGTGGCGCGGCACCGGCCGAAGCGGCCGTGCGCTGCTCGGACTCGGGCTCGGCGTGGCCGACCTCGTCGTCCTCGGCGTGCTCGTCTCGATGGACGGCACCGTGTCCTGGGGTCTCGCAGGCTGATACCGCCGGGTCATACGGCGCCGTACGACTCGTAGAATCGTCGCACCATGGCCTACCTCGACCACGCAGCGACCACTCCGATGCTCCCGGAGGCGATCGCGGCGATGACCGCGCAGATCGCCGTCACCGGCAACGCCTCCTCGCTGCACGCGGCGGGCCGCCGGGCGCGCCGCACCGTCGAGGAGGCCCGCGAGACACTCGCCGAGTCGCTCGGCGCACGCCCCAGCGAGGTGGTCTTCACTTCCGGGGGCACCGAGGCCGACAACCTCGCGGTGAAGGGCCTGTACTGGGCCCGCCGCGACGTGGAGCCGGCCCGCACCCGCGTCCTCGCCAGCCCCGTCGAGCACCACGCCGTCCTCGACGCCGTCCACTGGCTCGGGGAGCACGAGGGCGCCACCGTCGAGTACCTCCCGGTCGACGCCCACGGCCGCGTCCACCCCGACGCCCTGCGCGAGGCGATCGCACGCGACCCCGACGACGTCGCCCTGGCCACCGTCATGTGGGCCAACAACGAGATCGGCACGATCCAGCCGGTCCGCGAACTCGCCGACGTCGCCGCGGAGTTCGGCGTCCCGCTGCACGCCGACGCCGTGCAGGCCTACGGCCAGGTCCCCGTCGACTTCGGGGCCTCCGGGCTCGCCGCGATGACCGTCTCCGGACACAAGATCGGCGGTCCTTACGGCATCGGGGCGCTGCTGCTCGGCCGTGAGTACAGCCCCGTCCCCGTGCTGCACGGCGGCGGCCAGGAGCGGCATGTGCGCTCCGGGACGCTCGACGTGCCCGCCGTCGCGGCCTTCGCCGTCGCGGGGGAGTACGCCGCCGAGCACCGCGAGCGCTTCGCCGCCGAGATCGGCGCGCTCCGCGACGACCTGGTGGCCGCGGTCCGCTCGGCGGTCCCCGAGGCGGTCCTCGGCGGTGACCCGTCCCCGGCGGGCCGGCTGCCCGCCAACGCGCACTTCTCCTTCCCCGGCTGCGAGGGCGACTCGCTCCTGCTGCTGCTCGACGCGCAGGGCATCGAGTGCTCCACCGGGTCGGCGTGCACGGCGGGCGTGGCCCAGCCCAGCCACGTCCTGCTCGCCACGGGCACCGACCCCGACCTGGCGCGCGGCACACTCCGCTTCTCGCTCGGCCACACGTCGACGAAGGCGGACGTCGACGCGGTGGCCGCGGCGATCGGCCCGGCGGTGGAGCGGGCGCGGACGGCGGGCCTGAGCTAGGCCTTCTTCCGCTTCTCCGCCGACCCGTCGCGGGCGGCCCGCACCAGGCGCATGTACCGGTCCCAGTCCCAGTGCGGGCCGGGGTCCGTGTGGTCCGTGCCCGGCACCTCCACGTGCCCGATGATGTGCTCCCGGTCGACCGGGATGTCGTACCGCTCGCATATCCCGGCCGTCAGCCGCGCGGACGAGGCGTACATCGCGTCGGTGAACGACGACTTGTCGTCGACGAAGCCCTCGTGCTCGATGCCGACGCTGCGTTCGTTGTAGCTCCTGTTGCCCGCGTGGAACGCCACGTCCAGCTCGCGGATCATCTGCGCCACATGCCCGTCCTTGCGGACCACGTAGTGCGTGGCGGCGCCGTGGCTCGGGTCCTTGAAGACGCGCAGCGCCGTGGCGTACCCGCCCTGGACGACGTGGATGATGACGCGGTCGATGCCGTAGTCGTCGGGGCGGTCGGCGCGCCGCCAGTTGTAGTCCGATGCGGCGGTCCACTGCGCGCCCTTGGCGTCGACCTCGCCCTCCTTGCGTCTCTTGACGACCCCGGGCAGCCGCCACCACAGCCGCCCCAGCTCGTCCTGGGCGAGTACGGCCGTGCCGGCGGCGGCCACGCCGCCACCGATCAGCAGGGTGCGCCGGCTGACTCCGCGGCCTCCCGGCTTCTGCGCCTCTGGTTCCCCCATGTGATCGTCAACGCTTACTCACGGGCATCCGGTTCCCGCGGGCCCGTACTCTGTTAGGGCTATGACTTTGACCGAGACCCCGCAGCCCGCCCAGCGCCCCCTCCGTGTCCTGGCCGCCATGTCCGGAGGCGTGGACTCCGCCGTCGCAGCCGCCCGCGCGGCCGAGGCCGGACACGACGTGACGGGAGTGCACCTCGCGCTCTCGGCCAACCCCCAGTCGTTCCGCACGGGCGCGCGGGGCTGCTGCACCATCGAGGACTCGCGCGACGCCCGCCGCGCCGCGGACGTCATCGGCATCCCGTTCTACGTGTGGGACCTCGCCGAGCGGTTCCGTGAGGACGTGGTCGAGGACTTCGTCGCCGAGTACGAGGCGGGGCGCACCCCCAACCCGTGCCTGCGCTGCAACGAGAAGATCAAGTTCGCCGCGCTCCTGGACAAGGCCCTCGCCCTCGGCTTCGACGCGGTCGTCACCGGCCACTACGCCAAGGTGATCGTCCGCGAGGACGGCACGCGCGAGCTGCACCGCGCCTCCGACATGGCCAAGGACCAGAGCTACGTCCTCGGGGTCCTGGACGACCGTCAGCTCGCCCACGCGATGTTCCCCCTCGGTGACACGGTCACCACCAAGGAGGAGATCCGCGCGGAGGCCGAGCGCCGAGGCCTCGCCGTCGCCAAGAAGCCCGACAGCCACGACATCTGCTTCATCGCCGACGGCGACACCCAGGGCTTCCTCGCCGCCCGCCTCGGCAAGGCGGAGGGCGACATCGTGGACGAGTCCGGGGAGGTCCTCGGCACCCACGAAGGGGCGTACGGCTACACCATCGGCCAGCGCAAGGGCCTGCGGATCGGCACCCCCGCACCGGACGGCAAGCCGCGCTACGTCCTGGACATCTCCCCGGTGAACAACACCGTGACGGTCGGCCCGGCCGCCGCCCTGGACGTGACCGCCCTGACCGCCATCAGGCCCCGCTGGTGCGGAGCGGCCCCCACCGGGCCCGGCACGTACACGGCACAGCTGCGGGCCCACGGCGGCGAGACGGAGGTCACCGCGGAGCTCGTCGACGGCACCCTGAACGTCTCCTTCACCGAGCCCGTCCGGGGTGTGGCCCCCGGCCAGGCGATCGTCCTGTACGACGGCACGCGCGTGGTGGGCTCGGCGACGATCGCGACGACGGACCGGGTGACGGCGGGCGTCTAGGGCCTGCCCCTCGCTAGTCCGCGACCCGGAGCACGATCTTGCCCCGCGTGCGGCCCCGCTCGCCGTACGCGTGCGCCTTCGCGGCGTCCTCCAGGGGCAGCACGGTGTCGATCTCGGCGCGCAGCCTGCCCTCGTCCACCAGGCGCGCGATCTCCAGCAGGCCCAGCCGGTCCGGCTCGACGACCGTCCAGCCCGTGCGGATGCCGCGCTCCCGCGCGAGACCGGCGTCCGGCAGACCGCCGGGATCGGGCAGCGTCACCAGATGGCCGCCGGGGCGCAGGACCTCCAGGGACCGCGTGCCGTACGCGCCACCCACCCCGTCCAGCACGATGTCCACGTCGCTCACCGCCTCGGTGAAGTCCACGCGCGCGTAGTCGACGAGTTCGTCGACGCCGAGGGCGCGCAGGAAGTCGTGCTTCTCGGCGCGGGCGGTCCCGATGACGTACGCCCCGTGAGTCTTGGCGATCTGCACCGCCAGGTGCCCCACGCCGCCGGCCGCCGCGTGGACCAGCACCCGCTGCCCGGCCCGCAGCCCGGCCGTCTCCACCAGCCCCTGCCAGGCCGTGAGCGCCGCGAGGGGCAGGGCGGCGGCCTGGACGTGGTCGATGCCCGCGGGCTTGGGCGCGAAGCGCCGGGCGGGCGCCGCGACGAACTCGGCGTACCCACCGGCCTGCTCCGGGAAGCGCGGCATGCCGAACACCTCGTCGCCGGGGGCGTACAGCGTCACTCCGGGGCCGACCTCCTCGACGACGCCCGACACGTCGTAGCCGAGGATCGGGGTGTCGCCCCAGGTACCGAAGGTGCCCTCCGCGCGGGTCTTCCAGTCGACGGGGTTGACGCCCGCCGCGTGCACCCGGACGAGGACCTCCGTGAGGCCCGGCTCGGGGCGGTCGACCTCCACGGGGACCAGGTTCTCGGGGGCGCCCCACGCGCGGGGGCTCACGGCACGCATCTTCATGATCATCCTCTTGAATCCTCGTTCGAAAACGGCCAGAGAACCCAGAGTGCGGGCGGGTCCGCCGATCACAGTGCCGGCAGTCCGGCCATGATGTGACAGGATTCGGCCATGGCTTCGGCAGACGGACGACACCGGGTGGCGGTCCTCGCGCTGGACGGCGCGTACGCCTTCGAGATGGGCATCCCACCCCGGATCTTCGGAGCCGCGCAGGACGCCGAGGGGCAACCGCTCTACGACGTCGTCGTCTGCACGGTGGACGGCGGCCCGGTGCGCACCGACGCCGGGTTCCAGGTGATGGCGGAGCACGGCCCCGAGGCGCTCGCCGAGGCGGACACGGTGGTGATCCCGCCCACGGACCGCCTCTGCGGCGGCACCCAGGACGGCGTCCTGCCCGGACCGCTCGCCGCCGCCCTCGCCCGGGTGCGGCCCGGCACGCGCTGGGTGTCGATCTGCACCGCCTCGTACGTCCTCGCCGCGGCCGGGCTGCTCGACGGGCGCCCCGCGACCACGCACTGGAAGGAGGCCGACCACTTCCGGCGGACCTTCCCCCGGGTCGACGTCGACGAGGACGTCCTCTTCGTGGACGACGGCGACGTCCTGACGGCGGCGGGTGTCGGCGCCGGCGTCGACCTCTGCCTGCACCTGCTGCGCCGCGACCACGGCAGCGCCGTCGCCCACCGTGTCGCGCGCCTGTGCGTGGTCCCGCCCTGGCGCGAGGGCGGCCAGGCGCAGTACATCGAACGGCCCGTCCCCGAGCCGACGCTCGCCACGACGGCCGCCACGCGCGCGTGGGCGCTGGAACGGCTCCAGGAGCCGCTTCCCCTCGGCGAGCTCGCCGCGCACGCGCGCATGAGCCTGCGCACCTTCACGCGCCGCTTCCAGGAGGAGGTCGGCATGCCGCCGGGCCGCTGGCTGACCGCCCAGCGCATCGAACTGGCCCGCGGGCTCCTGGAGTCCAGCGACCTGCCCGTGGACGTGGTCGCCCACCGCGCGGGCTTCGGCACGGGCAACTCCCTGCGCCAGCACATGCGTTCCGTGCTCGGCGTCTCACCGGCCGCCTACCGCAGGACGTTCGCCTCCGCCGCCCCGGTGACCGCCCCCGCCGTCCGGTGACTACCCCTGCTGAGCGGTGATCTCCGCGTCGTAGAAGCAGTAGTGGTCCTTGATGGCCGCCACCTCCGGCTTTGGCTCCCGGTACGCCCACACCGCGTCCGGCGCGCCCGGCAGCGACCAGTAGGAGGCCGTGCCCTTGAAGGGGCAGTGCGTGGTGGTCCCGGACGGCGTCAGCAAGTCGGTGCGCACGTCCTCCGGCGGGAGGTAGTGGCGCGCCGGGTAGCCCGTCTCGCGCAGCAGGAGCGGGCGGCTGCTCTCCGCCACCACCTGCCCCTCGTGCACCACCCGCACGTGGTCCGTGCCCTGCTCGACGGTGATCCGGTGTCCCTTGGTCACGACGTACCCTCCTCGACAGGTGCTGTCAGTGTCGGACCGTACCGTGAGCGCATGAACATCTGCGTCTTCCTCTCCGCCGCCGACCTCGACGACCGCTACACCCGCCCCGCCCGGGAGTTCGCCGAACTGCTCGGCAAGGGTGGGCACACCCTGGTGTGGGGCGGTTCCGAGAGCGGCCTGATGAAGGTCGTGGCGGACGGCGTCGAGGAGGCGGGAGGCCGGCTCGTCGGCGTCTCCGTGGACTTCCTCGCGGCCAAGGCCAGGGCCGTCGCCGAGCCCCACGAGATGGTGATCTCCCGCGACCTCGCCGAGCGCAAGGCGCTGCTCCTGGAGAAGGCCGACGCGATCGTGATCATGGTCGGCGGCACCGGCACCCTCGACGAGGCCACCGAGATCCTGGAGCTCAAGAAGCACGGCAAGCACACCAAGCCGGTGGTCCTGCTGAACTCCGCGGGCTTCTACGACGGCCTCAAGGAGCAGTTCCGCCGCATGGAGGACGAGGGCTTCCTGCCGCTGCCCCTCACCGACCTGGTCTTCTTCGCCGAGGAGCCCGTCGGCGCACTGGCCTACCTGGAGGAATCGATCGGCACCCAGTGATGCGAGCATGGCGGGTATGGCAACACATGTGATCACCGGGGCCGGCTCCGGCATCGGAGCGGCCGTCGCCCGCCGCCTGCACGCACGCGGCGACGAACTCGTCCTCCACGCGCGCGACGCGGGCCGCGCCAAGGAGCTCGCCGCCCAGTTCCCCGGCGCGAGCACGCTGGTGGGCGACCTGTCCGACCCCGACAAGCTCTCCTGGGCCTTCGGGCACCAATCGCTGCCCTCGCGCGTGGACTCGCTCCTGCACATCGCGGGCGTCGTCGACCTCGGCCCGGTCGGTGAACTGACCCCCAAGTCCTGGCGCCACCAGCTCAACGTCAACCTCATCGCCCCCGCCGAGCTGACCCGCCACTTCCTGCCGCAACTGCGCCTCGCCCAAGGGCACGTCGTCTTCGTCAACTCGGGCGCGGGCCTGAACGCCCACGCCGACTGGTCCGCGTACGCCGCCTCCAAGCACGGCCTGAAGGCCCTCGCCGACTCGCTGCGCCAGGAGGAGCACGGCAACGGCGTCCGGGTCACCTCGGTCTACCCGGGCCGCACGGCGAGCGCCATGCAGGTCAAGGTGCACCAGCAGGAGGGCAAGGAGTACGACGCCTCGCGCTTCATCGACCCCGAGTCGGTCGCCACGACGATCGTCATGGCCCTGGACCTGCCGCGCGACGCGGAGGTCAACGACCTGACGGTGCGGCCGGGCCGATGAGCGACACCTTCACCTGGGGCGCGGCCACCGGCGTCGGGTCCATGCCCGGCGGGGACGCCCGCGAGGCCGCGAAAACCGTCACCGGCAGCTTCGACGGACCGCGGGAGGGCATGCCCTACCTCGCCGAGCTGCCCGCGCGCGGACCCGGCGCCGACATGATCGGCCGCACGGCCGGCCTGCTCGTCGACGTGTACGCGCGCGTGGAGCCCAGCGGCTGGCGCGTCGGCGACCGCCCCGGACGGGACACCAAGCGGGCCAGGGCCTGGCTCGGCGAGGACCTCGACGCCCTGGAGGAGTTCACGCAAGGGTACGAGGGCCCGCTGAAGGTCCAGGCCGTCGGCCCGTGGACGCTCGCCGCCGCGCTGGAGCTGCGCAACGGCGAGGCGGCGCTCTCCGACCCGGGCGCCTGCCGCGACCTCGCCGGATCGCTAGCCGAGGGCCTGCGCGAGCACCTCGCCGACGTGCGCCGCAGGGTGCCCGGCGCCCAGGTGGTGCTGCAACTCGACGAGCCCTCGCTCATCGCCGTGCTCCGCGGGCAGGTCAAGACGGCCAGCGAGTACCGCACCCACCGGGCCGTGGACCGCCAGGTCGTGGAGGACACCCTGCGGGCCGTCCTGGCCGTACAGGGCGAGGGCCCGACGGTCGTCCACTCCTGCGCGCCGGACGTGCCCTTCGCGCTGCTGCGCCGCGCCGGTGCCCACGCGATCTCGTTCGATGCCTCGCTCCTCACCGAGCGTGACGACGAGACCATCGGCGAGGCCGTCGAGGGCGGCACGAAGCTCTTCGCCGGTGTCGTGCCGGGCGTGGACGGCCGATTGTCAGACCCTGCCGGTAGCGTCATGGGTGTCAGGACGTTGTGGCGCAGGCTGGGGCTGAATCCGGGATCACTCGCGGAGTCGGTCGTGGTCACTCCGTCGTGCGGTCTCGCGGGGGCGTCTCCCGCGTACGCGCGCGCGGTGCTCGCCCACTGCGTCAAGGCGGCGAGATCGCTCGCAGACAACCCTGAGTAATTGGGTATGACGTAACGGGAGGACTTTACGGTGGCTGTCGAACAGCAAGGCTCTGTGCCCGCCGAGGCACGGGATCAGCATGCCCAGCTGGCCGAGCAGATCGAGGAGCACCGCTTCCGGTACTACGTGAAGGACCAACCGGTCGTCAGCGACGCCGAGTTCGACAAGCTCCTGCGTACCCTCGAAGCCCTGGAAGAGGAACATCCGGAGCTGCGGACGCCGGACTCGCCCACCCAGAAGGTCTCCGGTTCGTACGAGACGGAGTTCACGGCGGTCGAGCACCGCGAGCGCATGCTCTCGCTGGACAACGCCTTCGACGACGCCGAGCTGGCCGCCTGGGCCGACCGCGTGGCCAAGGACGTCGGCTCGCCGGGCTACCACTTCCTGTGCGAGCTGAAGGTCGACGGCCTCGCGGTCAACCTCACCTACGAGCACGGCAGGCTGACCCGCGCCGCCACCCGGGGCGACGGCCGCACCGGCGAGGACATCACGCCGAACGTCCGTACGATCGCGGACATCCCGCAGCGCCTCAAGGGCGAGCGCGTCCCCGCCCTCGTGGAGATCCGCGGCGAGGTCTTCTTCCCGATGGAGAAGTTCGAGGAGCTGAACGCCCGCCTGGTGGAGGCGGGCGACAAGCCCTTCGCCAACCCGCGGAACGCCGCAGCGGGTTCACTGCGCCAGAAGGACCCCCGCGTCACCGCGACCCGCCCGCTGCACATGGTCGTGCACGGCATCGGCGCCCGCGAGGGCTTCGACACCGACTGCCTCAGCCACGCCTATGACCTGCTGCGCGAATGGGGCCTGCCCACCGCCAAGCACAACAAGGTCGTCGACGACATCGAGGGCGTGCGGGACTTCATCGCGTA is a genomic window containing:
- a CDS encoding alpha/beta fold hydrolase — its product is MTTAQDTWTLDQTFPSSSGTVRWAALGPADAPPVVLVHGTPFSSYVWRAVARTLAREHRVYVWDLAGYGASEMRQGQDVSLAAQGRILTELLGHWGLARPAVLAHDFGGCVALRAHLLHGARYARLALVDPVALAPWGTATYRLLGAHAEVFGRLPADLHEALVREYVSSASHRGLHPAVLDRLVAPWCTAEGQPAFYRQIEQNDQRYTDEIQGRYGELDLPVLICWGADDTWLPVARGHELAAAIPGAELCLIEGAGHLVQEDAPAELTGELARFLRAGASPRTGG
- a CDS encoding TetR family transcriptional regulator, yielding MSHTLGVRQAQKQKTRQALLDAALQLLEEQSLSSLGLREVTRAVGVAPTAFYRHFRDMADLGVALVEEALGSLHTALTALLSATGDSAGEDDGEERIAATVELIAAYVRTHPAHVRFIAREQHGGVQAVRAAIGGQLALFTQEVRDQFAHEPQAAGWAEDDLLMLAGMYVDHMVMTASALLEAGEAGADPEAAERVAATARRQLRLVSLGRRHWLDEH
- a CDS encoding DUF4190 domain-containing protein, with translation MAVASFVCGLLGLLVLNVFLGPLAIVLAGLALWRGTGRSGRALLGLGLGVADLVVLGVLVSMDGTVSWGLAG
- a CDS encoding cysteine desulfurase family protein, which produces MAYLDHAATTPMLPEAIAAMTAQIAVTGNASSLHAAGRRARRTVEEARETLAESLGARPSEVVFTSGGTEADNLAVKGLYWARRDVEPARTRVLASPVEHHAVLDAVHWLGEHEGATVEYLPVDAHGRVHPDALREAIARDPDDVALATVMWANNEIGTIQPVRELADVAAEFGVPLHADAVQAYGQVPVDFGASGLAAMTVSGHKIGGPYGIGALLLGREYSPVPVLHGGGQERHVRSGTLDVPAVAAFAVAGEYAAEHRERFAAEIGALRDDLVAAVRSAVPEAVLGGDPSPAGRLPANAHFSFPGCEGDSLLLLLDAQGIECSTGSACTAGVAQPSHVLLATGTDPDLARGTLRFSLGHTSTKADVDAVAAAIGPAVERARTAGLS
- a CDS encoding N-acetylmuramoyl-L-alanine amidase; amino-acid sequence: MGEPEAQKPGGRGVSRRTLLIGGGVAAAGTAVLAQDELGRLWWRLPGVVKRRKEGEVDAKGAQWTAASDYNWRRADRPDDYGIDRVIIHVVQGGYATALRVFKDPSHGAATHYVVRKDGHVAQMIRELDVAFHAGNRSYNERSVGIEHEGFVDDKSSFTDAMYASSARLTAGICERYDIPVDREHIIGHVEVPGTDHTDPGPHWDWDRYMRLVRAARDGSAEKRKKA
- the mnmA gene encoding tRNA 2-thiouridine(34) synthase MnmA, with translation MTETPQPAQRPLRVLAAMSGGVDSAVAAARAAEAGHDVTGVHLALSANPQSFRTGARGCCTIEDSRDARRAADVIGIPFYVWDLAERFREDVVEDFVAEYEAGRTPNPCLRCNEKIKFAALLDKALALGFDAVVTGHYAKVIVREDGTRELHRASDMAKDQSYVLGVLDDRQLAHAMFPLGDTVTTKEEIRAEAERRGLAVAKKPDSHDICFIADGDTQGFLAARLGKAEGDIVDESGEVLGTHEGAYGYTIGQRKGLRIGTPAPDGKPRYVLDISPVNNTVTVGPAAALDVTALTAIRPRWCGAAPTGPGTYTAQLRAHGGETEVTAELVDGTLNVSFTEPVRGVAPGQAIVLYDGTRVVGSATIATTDRVTAGV
- a CDS encoding NADP-dependent oxidoreductase, with the translated sequence MRAVSPRAWGAPENLVPVEVDRPEPGLTEVLVRVHAAGVNPVDWKTRAEGTFGTWGDTPILGYDVSGVVEEVGPGVTLYAPGDEVFGMPRFPEQAGGYAEFVAAPARRFAPKPAGIDHVQAAALPLAALTAWQGLVETAGLRAGQRVLVHAAAGGVGHLAVQIAKTHGAYVIGTARAEKHDFLRALGVDELVDYARVDFTEAVSDVDIVLDGVGGAYGTRSLEVLRPGGHLVTLPDPGGLPDAGLARERGIRTGWTVVEPDRLGLLEIARLVDEGRLRAEIDTVLPLEDAAKAHAYGERGRTRGKIVLRVAD
- a CDS encoding helix-turn-helix domain-containing protein is translated as MASADGRHRVAVLALDGAYAFEMGIPPRIFGAAQDAEGQPLYDVVVCTVDGGPVRTDAGFQVMAEHGPEALAEADTVVIPPTDRLCGGTQDGVLPGPLAAALARVRPGTRWVSICTASYVLAAAGLLDGRPATTHWKEADHFRRTFPRVDVDEDVLFVDDGDVLTAAGVGAGVDLCLHLLRRDHGSAVAHRVARLCVVPPWREGGQAQYIERPVPEPTLATTAATRAWALERLQEPLPLGELAAHARMSLRTFTRRFQEEVGMPPGRWLTAQRIELARGLLESSDLPVDVVAHRAGFGTGNSLRQHMRSVLGVSPAAYRRTFASAAPVTAPAVR
- a CDS encoding DUF427 domain-containing protein, which gives rise to MTKGHRITVEQGTDHVRVVHEGQVVAESSRPLLLRETGYPARHYLPPEDVRTDLLTPSGTTTHCPFKGTASYWSLPGAPDAVWAYREPKPEVAAIKDHYCFYDAEITAQQG
- a CDS encoding TIGR00730 family Rossman fold protein; the encoded protein is MNICVFLSAADLDDRYTRPAREFAELLGKGGHTLVWGGSESGLMKVVADGVEEAGGRLVGVSVDFLAAKARAVAEPHEMVISRDLAERKALLLEKADAIVIMVGGTGTLDEATEILELKKHGKHTKPVVLLNSAGFYDGLKEQFRRMEDEGFLPLPLTDLVFFAEEPVGALAYLEESIGTQ
- a CDS encoding SDR family oxidoreductase, which gives rise to MAGMATHVITGAGSGIGAAVARRLHARGDELVLHARDAGRAKELAAQFPGASTLVGDLSDPDKLSWAFGHQSLPSRVDSLLHIAGVVDLGPVGELTPKSWRHQLNVNLIAPAELTRHFLPQLRLAQGHVVFVNSGAGLNAHADWSAYAASKHGLKALADSLRQEEHGNGVRVTSVYPGRTASAMQVKVHQQEGKEYDASRFIDPESVATTIVMALDLPRDAEVNDLTVRPGR
- a CDS encoding methionine synthase, which codes for MSDTFTWGAATGVGSMPGGDAREAAKTVTGSFDGPREGMPYLAELPARGPGADMIGRTAGLLVDVYARVEPSGWRVGDRPGRDTKRARAWLGEDLDALEEFTQGYEGPLKVQAVGPWTLAAALELRNGEAALSDPGACRDLAGSLAEGLREHLADVRRRVPGAQVVLQLDEPSLIAVLRGQVKTASEYRTHRAVDRQVVEDTLRAVLAVQGEGPTVVHSCAPDVPFALLRRAGAHAISFDASLLTERDDETIGEAVEGGTKLFAGVVPGVDGRLSDPAGSVMGVRTLWRRLGLNPGSLAESVVVTPSCGLAGASPAYARAVLAHCVKAARSLADNPE